AAAATAGAGCGGTCGCCAGGATGATGGAGCCGATGGGCGTCAGGTAGCGGAACTCCAGGTCTCGCTTGATGGGCATAACCTTCAGCAGCCGTTTCAGGAAGAATGGGATGATAATCACTTTAGATATGATAGTGAGGATTGCCATGAAGAGGAGACTACCCGTGGCTTCACGGCTGTAAAGAGACATTGCGATGGCCGCCAGGATGACGGACTGGATGGCATAGATGGAGATGAGTGAGGTCAGTGAACGCTGGGTGATGACCAGCGCCGCCGTGCCCAGCACCAGCACCAGCAGGATCTTGACCAGGTCGTCGCCGATGAAAATTTCGCTCATGCCAGCAACTCGAACACGATAGTCACAAATGAGAAGAACAAGGCCAGCATGAAGAAACTGGGCAGGCGGAACAACCGGATTTTAGCCATCGACGATTCGAAAACACCTATAACCGCCGCCAGCGCCAGCGCCTTAACAGCGAAGCTCGCCATCGATAACAAGACGCCAAACGGGGTTGCCTCGGTGGCCAGGCCCCAGGGAAAGACGATATTGATCAACAGCGCCATCAGCACCGTTTGTTTCACGCCGTAAGATAATTCCATAAGCGCCAGCTTCGGTCCGGTCTGCTCCAGTATCATCGCCTCATGGATCATAGTCAGTTCCAGGTGGGTCTCCGGGTTGTCCACCGGTACGCGCGCCGTTTCCACGATGATGATGATGAAGAGCGAGAAAGCGATGAGGATAAGTGTCGGGTACTGCGCCAGCGAACCGGCAAGGGTAACGGCGAACATTGCCGGTATGTCGGTCGTCTTCAGGACGAAGGCGAGGGCGGCCACCGAGGTGATGGTCACCGGCTCGATGATGGCCGAAAGGCTCATCTCCCGGGACGCACCCATGCCGCCGAAGGCGGAACCGGCGTCGAGCCCTGCCAGTGCCATAAAGAATTTGGCCGATACCATGAGGTATAAAAACAGGATGATATTGCCTGAGCCGGTGGCCTCCGGCAGGAAAACCACCGGCACCATGACCGAGGCCGCCAGTAGGAAGCCGATATTGAGATAGGGTGAGAGGCGCATGATGAAAGAGGCGTTCTGGGAGTAGATAATCTCTTTTTTCAGCAGTTTGAACAGGTTGTAATACTGCTGAAATATCGGAGGTCCTTTTCGGCCCTGGCAGAGCGCCTTCACTTTCTTGATCACGCCCAAGAGCAGTGGCGAGATAGCGACAATAAAGAGCGTATTGAGCAGGAGATAGAGCAGGTAGTTAAGCATCACAGCCACTGCCCCACCGCCAGCAGGATGATGACGATAACCACAAAAACAGCCAGGACGAAGGCGTCCATATCCAGATTGTGCAACCCTGATACCCAACCGGCGATGCGGCGGATGAACGAGGCCACCGGCAGGTAGAGTTTTTCCTCGAAGAACTGCAGGGTGTGGATTTCGCCGGCACCCCCGGTGACGATCGCCTTATCTTTATCGCCAAAATTCCGGCGTAATGATTTTTTAGTGCGAAAAACGGGGCTGAAGATGGTGATGATGGGTTCGGAGAAACCCGAAGCGGTGTATTCCATTTTATTCGTTTGGGTGTGGATACCGCAGGCCCAGGTATCGCCGGTTTGTACCGGCGCCTTGGTCCGGCGTACTAAGAGAACCGCCAGGCCGAAGATCACCGCAGCTGTCAGACTCACCGGCAGCAGATCAGGAATCGGCAGATCGATGCCGATCAACTTGAAGATCTGAAGGCTGAACACACCTAGTATAATGCAGGCGGCGGCCAGAATACCCGGGCCAGCGAGCATCGCGCGCGGCGCTTCATGGGCGTGGGCAGCGCCTGTCGAGCGGGGCAAAGCCAGGAAGACCATACCGAAGGCTTTGACGAAACAGGCGGCGGCCAGGGCGCTGGTCAAGGCAAAAGCCGCCAGTGCGGTGAACAAAAGAACCGTGATCAGCGGACTGGGCACCTGGAACGAACTTAGATAGGCTTGAAAGAGCATGACTTCAGAGGCGAAACCGTTCAAGGGCGGCAGTGCGGAGATAGCGGCGGCGCCGATGAGGAAGACCACCGCTGACGCCGGCATGGATTTGACCAGCCCGCCCATTTCCTCGATGTTGCGGGTACGCGTTGCCGCCACCACAGAGCCTGCGGTCATGAACAGGAGGCTTTTAAATAGGGCGTGGTTCAGGGTGTGAAATAGGGCGCCGAAAAGTGACAGGTCGGCTAGAGCGTCAAGGTTATAATGTTCAAAGATCGTGAAAAGCCCAAGTCCGACAGTGATCAACCCGACGTTTTCAATCGTCGAATAGGCCAGCAGCTTTTTAAGGTCCTTTTCTTTCAGTGCATATATTATTCCGAGTACCGCTGAGACACTGCCCGTTATCACCAGCGCCGTCCCCCACCAGAGTTCAGGCTGCAGAACATCGAGCAGCAGCCGCACGAGCCCGTAAATGGCCACCTTGATCATGACGCCGGACATCAGCGCGGAAATATTGGACGGCGCGGCGGCATGGGCAAAGGGCAGCCACTTGTGGAACGGGATGATCCCGGCCTTGGTGCCGAAACCAACGAAGAAAGAGCCGAAGATGATCCCGGCGGCGGGCAGCGA
The genomic region above belongs to Dehalogenimonas sp. THU2 and contains:
- a CDS encoding NADH-quinone oxidoreductase subunit H is translated as MMLNYLLYLLLNTLFIVAISPLLLGVIKKVKALCQGRKGPPIFQQYYNLFKLLKKEIIYSQNASFIMRLSPYLNIGFLLAASVMVPVVFLPEATGSGNIILFLYLMVSAKFFMALAGLDAGSAFGGMGASREMSLSAIIEPVTITSVAALAFVLKTTDIPAMFAVTLAGSLAQYPTLILIAFSLFIIIIVETARVPVDNPETHLELTMIHEAMILEQTGPKLALMELSYGVKQTVLMALLINIVFPWGLATEATPFGVLLSMASFAVKALALAAVIGVFESSMAKIRLFRLPSFFMLALFFSFVTIVFELLA
- a CDS encoding proton-conducting transporter membrane subunit; the encoded protein is MIQALFYGGAALMLLAALLPLMGRTAPEKSRRTTALGLVIAGTISLILAASLILAADSSLRFDLYHLTPELSLSVHLDRLAAFFILIINLVAACVAIYSMRYVEHTGTARRRDFLVSAMAVFILAMVLTVASANFFAFIFFWELMSLSSLLLVLYERDNPESGKAGIYYLVMTQFSTLFLLLGALLLHRYTGSYEITSAVGLSLPAAGIIFGSFFVGFGTKAGIIPFHKWLPFAHAAAPSNISALMSGVMIKVAIYGLVRLLLDVLQPELWWGTALVITGSVSAVLGIIYALKEKDLKKLLAYSTIENVGLITVGLGLFTIFEHYNLDALADLSLFGALFHTLNHALFKSLLFMTAGSVVAATRTRNIEEMGGLVKSMPASAVVFLIGAAAISALPPLNGFASEVMLFQAYLSSFQVPSPLITVLLFTALAAFALTSALAAACFVKAFGMVFLALPRSTGAAHAHEAPRAMLAGPGILAAACIILGVFSLQIFKLIGIDLPIPDLLPVSLTAAVIFGLAVLLVRRTKAPVQTGDTWACGIHTQTNKMEYTASGFSEPIITIFSPVFRTKKSLRRNFGDKDKAIVTGGAGEIHTLQFFEEKLYLPVASFIRRIAGWVSGLHNLDMDAFVLAVFVVIVIILLAVGQWL